tttaataggaggaagtaaaaaaaaagatatgcaAAGGCGGCCTTTGCAGCTTCTGTTCTTTTGGTTTAACTTTTTTCCTTGGCAAACCTCATATTCTATATCTGCAAGAGTACAAGTAAAGAATTCATATTCTCATTGACTTCTTTGAGGGCTTGATTGGCACAAGCATCTTTATTTATGTGGTATGTGGTCCTACACTATTTCAGTGGCTAGTGATCGCTTGTGTGAGTTGTGACTGTGAGGAGAAGCCACTTAGCTGTCACCTCTGTTTTGTGCTTTTCCTGGCTCACGTGCAACTGGGACGTGTATCGATTGCTTTGTGATTGTGGGTTCCATTCTAATTATATACACGCTACTTTTTTTGGTCATGTTCATTATTTGCAGGCTCGAGATGGTCCAGATGGACCAAAACTCACCGATGATTTATGGGCTCAAACTTTGTGGGCCGAGTTAAAAGgtcttttacttttaatttttaaaatttttttttatttatgaattatgatcAACAATTTTATTAACACAAAAACCAGAACAAACTGCTAAGAAACCAACATCTTAGCTTGTTCAAGAGCTAATAtatcacaaaaaaacaaaaggggcATAGTCAAGAACAAAACAACCTGAATACTTATTTTTGAAAGACCAAACAGTCAAAACATGGGTCGCTTGATTTGCCTCTTTATGAGcccatttattttctattagagcacttgcagcagtggagctaaatagctatatagctattttagctccaccaaaataccaaaaagaagACGGTGgagtttaaatttatatttttttaaatttcattcttcTGACATccatagatagatgtgcactattcataatttaaaaaaaaattaattttttattttgtgttcacattacctttttattgtggtgtttttattgtagtgagatgtattattttattgtggtagatatattattttattgtgatgtttatattattttattgtgttgaaagttaaaatagatccactactgcaacatgtgtgtaggtaaaatagataaagtaacttttggtggagctaaattgctaaatttttagctccactgctgtggatgctcttaatcCAAGTTGATAGAGAAATTAGTATTAAATGAAAAAGGGTAATTTGACGAGGTTCCAAACTCTTCTCCGTTATCCATGGGGAGAGGAAGGCACAACACAGTCCAGGAAAATGAAATATGTTGTCCTCAATTAACTGTCCAACTGACTTGTTTCTTTTGCTCTTCATTACCAAGATATGGTACTTCTCTCTTCCAACGTAGTTTATATTATAGTTTTGGTATGACTTTCATTCGTTGTTAAGCTTGGCTTAATTTTTCATTATCTAGTCTACTTGGTCTGGCCAAAATTATGACTATCAAAATCATTATTTAGTCAcaacttatttttttgagaaggtattTAGTCACAACTTGAATGCACAGTCATGTTATTTGCGAAATTAGTTGCCGCTaaagatataaatttaatttgctGCAATGAAGCGCCACTTGTTCTATGTTTAAGGTGTTAACATAAATGATATTGATGTGCCCGGATATTGTAGTTCAAGAGCTAGGAAATGTAAtattgagagggaaaaaaaaaaggcgagAACAATGATTTTGGTAGCAATGAGGTAAGTCAGAAATGGGCGTTCAAGTTTGCGACTTCTGGTGCTAGGTTTGCACTCATCAACTAAGGATCCGGGACAGTTTTTGCCcaagggaagagagagaatccGCTATATGAGGTCTAGTAGTCTGTTGGAAGATTCATATAGCAATGATAGGgatgaacaatttttatttttcacaacttactaagagcatccacaatgGTGAATGCTatcctattctattttaccatttcaaaaagctactttatcaattataccataccattttacaatacttccaacatcccaacttttattttacaatacagcatattaaaataatatatgtacacattaaactaatatatttcaaaacataaataaaagccAGCACGGAGAGAGAGACAGATATTAAGACGTGAGAGAGAGTGGGAGGAGAGaggattgaataaaaaaaatattacttctttttacaattgtgctatAGTACCGTcacaaattacttttttttaggaTACAAGACATATACAACACTTGATGTTGGcttattttttgctttgaattgtaaatttatCAACATATACCGTTTACCTTGGGCCACTATTGATGCTCTAAGGTGGTATGCTACaatattattttcacatgaaACTATCATTAACATGGTTTATATTATGCATAAATCACAATGCACTCCTTCTCGAGGTTCATTACCATACTAATATCTCATTGAAGTCCTCAACACAAAGCCATGGTAATGACTTCCAGGTAGTTAGTGTCTATTTGGGAAtaacttatataatttttgctgaaaataaggtaaaatatacttgtactttaaaaaagtgaaaaaagtaatataaaacttaaaaaattgtacataaaagtttaaaaaaataaaaaatagaactaAATTATAAGATAGTCCCAAACACACATGAAATGGTAAAAGAATTAAAGATTGAGAAAACAAGATTCCAACTTTAGGTAGATTTTGGAAAATCCCTACCTCATATTCGTAATGAAGGTTTGGTACGAGTTAGAGCATAAATAAGGGCAAgttattaaaacaaaatctaTTCATGTGCAAGTCCCAATTATATTTGTATTATACCTTACTCATTATCTTTGCCATATACTATTGTTTAGGAGAAATTCGATACATATGTGCACtatatatacataattataagtataaaataaaaatgagtttcataaattttaaatatatatatatatatataataaagtatgAGTATGTGTTATGGATACATATCAGTAAAGGACACATCAGTATCTTAACTTGCACTAAACACAAGAAGTTTTCACTTTATATCATGCTGGAGGTTTGCACAATTTAGGTGGTCAGAAATTCTGGCTTCTTTTGCACTCTTTTCATTGAGGTGCACTCTACCAAGACAGATAGGAATAATTATGTGTCATACTTGACATTTCTCGCGAGTGCAAAGAGTGCAAGAAGTTGAGTACTTCCATTCTGTCCATCCTAAAGTTTCCCCTGGATATTACCACCTTTCTCCTCTTGGATAACGTGATGCTGTAAGTTCATGCAAAATACTCTAATAATTGTTTGTTGCTCTATTGTTGATCATGTTTATAATATATCttaaaccttttaaaaaaacattatttgaaaattgtacAAGTTTCCAAAACAGAAAGTGCTTTCAATTGCATCAATTGCATACGTTGTGTTTGATTATGTACATAATGGATCTTACAAATCCTACTACTAGACATTATTGAAGATTATGTATTACCAAAAAGCTATTCTCTATTCCATGTTCTTATGAAACTTTATTGAAAATGAAGGGTGTGGTAAGTGGACTAAGAATAACAATGACAACATTAAACAAAACATAGCTTAGACAAATAATAGACAAGTCTTATAATAACTAACGTGTTGAACAAAATGGACAATGGACTAATTGCATTCTCTGTTTGGCTTAAATGCACCTGCGTTATTTTTGCTCCCTGTTTAATGTGATTATTTACTTGATATAATAAATTGATTAATGTTGctttcttaattaaaattttaaatccagTAAACGTGTTTGTGTACACTACGGTAAATCTATAATACTTATTTCTTGTTAGATTAAAACTAGTAATGCAATAGCACAAACACACTTTGTTATTGACGCCTTATACTAACTGTATTTTGAGATTCATGTCATAATTACAAGCTAATTACCACAATTATCCACAGATTTTAATTCGTGGGTTCCTTTATAATTGTATTCTTGATACAAAGGGgctatataattattaattttcttttttatagtaATTCTTGCAAAGATAGTTCGTATATCTGATGCCCTTTGTGCATTGTGTACCAATATGTGTTGTAGTGCATTTGTGTTTCCATGGATTCCCAAATcagttttaaattatatttgttgtagcctaattatttttttctattttcctaCTTCTTACTATGGAGTATGGACTAGTACTAGGTGGTGTAGGAGTTCTTGTTGATTGTCCATGGATTTTAATTCATAGGATCCTTTATAATTGTATTCTTGATACAAAGGGGCTCTGCTGTGATTAATTATCTTGTTTCTAATCATTCTTGCACATATAAGTTGTATAGCTGATGCCCTTTGGTGCATTGTATAATAGTAGTATGTGTTGTTCTAAATTTATTGGATGTTGTACCAGATGTGTTTATTGAAATAACAATATCAATTTACTTGATAATATCTTTCTGTCTTGATTTTTTCGTATTCCATTTTTCTAGCTTTTCCAATGGAAGTTACATTGTTGCTCTAACCATGTTTGGCGTGGATGGTAATTAGTCGGTGATGGGTTTAATGTCTAGGTTCAATAGAATCAATACAATGTTATTACTAttttccttcttccctttgttttggtttttcctCTTTTCTATAAAAAGTTCATCCAAAGATATTGAAACAATTTGAACTTGTGGTGTGTCCGGGTATTTGAATCCCACCAGTGAGGATAGGAAAATGAAGACTAGAGGCACAATAATGTGATAACTTGTGTATTATTCAAGTCCTGTTCGGGACTAGCTGGGTTATGCACCAGTTATCACTCAACTATTGCCATTTGCCACTCTTTCTCACCAGGCTGGCCTTCATGTGGTCCTCTTATCAAATTTCTTGCATATTGATCTCTCTCTTGGTACATGCACGCAAATTGATTACTGATGTTGTTGATGATGGGAACCAGAAAACATGAATTGACTCTTGCCTTTCATTCGGTacttgttgaataaaataaacattCCCATATTTCTTTAATAACAAATgtgaaagggaaaaataataataaaacaaaagagtattttcaaggaaaattaCGTTATTCTCTCCCTCAGAGAAAATGAAATGATGAATGTGCAATGTTAGTGCCACAACTCACCTAAAATAATATGGTGAGTTGTGGTTGGAACAGTGTCTCCAATCATCACCcttccaccaaccacaactctCCGTATGAGTGAGTTGTGGCACTAGCTTAATTTGGGATGAATtgatatatttctttttattggatttggATTCGGACCAATTGAACTCTAATCCCAAGTAAATAAAGTGTATGTAATACATATTCTTATAATTTCAGTCTAACCCTTCTATTTTGTTTAGATTAAAATAGTAAGAGATTGTAACAAAAATCCTAGTGATACATCTGAATAATCTGAGATTGCATTTGGTTGGCAATATTCAATATTGTATCCGCAACAATACTGTCACTCTCATGTTGATTTGCAATAAAGATCATTGCTAGCGATGTGTATGGGTTGAATCAGAAGATTTTTAATTTGGCTTTGTTGGATTAATTCAGAAATTCACAACCCATCACATATTTCGATCATTCGACCTTCGTACAGTCTTGTCAAACTAATACATGATCTCAAAACTGTGACAGAGACATGATTAACTCCCTTAATGTTACTTTTTGGCCAAAATGGGTATTTAcccataatttgaaaattatgtaGCAATATTTCCTTTTCAAACTATTTTGCAAACTATCCCTAGTTGAGTTCCATGTGATTTATGCCATGGTGGATTTAGTTGATGCGGCATTCCCGATTAAAAAAAAGCCACTtgtgaaaattgagtttttgtggaatgataattttctttaaaaataatatatatatatacacacacacctCCAAGAAGACTTCTTAAATATTGAGCCAATGGCCTAATATTAATCCAGCTcaattgaaattataaattattttaaccaaaaaaaaaatcttatgagTGTGACTAATAATCATTGACAAAATTTTCCTAACAACTTGCGAAAGAGCTgtaaataaaacttaaatacgtacaaaaaaaaccttaattagcaattttacatttgaaaaacACAAGAAGGTTttaatatagaaaaatatatataaaacagaaAGTAAAATCTagtatttaattgatatttagtattaaaaaagCACACTAAAAAATTTCACACTTGGCCTCTTAATACATTGAGCTAGCCCTGTTGTTGCGAAAAGGGTCATTAATAGTATCAATGCATAAAGTTGAAAGTTGAGTTAAaagcattcaaaaaaaaaaaaaagatttgtgatAGTTAGAAGTCCCTAGGTGTAATGGTTGTTGTAGCATTCAGTGATGATGAAGATTGTGGTGATCTTCTTATGGCTAGTAAGGGTATGGATTTTGTGGGGAACTATTGgaaatttgtgggttttggattttgtgtGCTACTTTTGTATGTGTTTGAATAGAATTGGTTTGACACCTACAAGGCTTGTGATGAAGGTATTGTTATGTTGGCTAATAATGTtgaatgtaaagatgtgggaatTGGTATCATAAAAGTTAAGATGTTCGATGAAACTATGAAGACCTTGGATAAGGTGAGACATGTACCCGAGTTTGGaagaaatttgatttcattAGCACAGCTAGGTTCATTGGATTATGTATATTCTACAAAATAAGGAATTATGAAAGTCACTAAAGGTGCTTTGGTGAAGATGAAAGGAGagacaatttttaaaaatttgtacaacTGATTGGTGAGACAATTATAGGCAGAGCGCCAAGTGGAGAAAAATGCAAAGAGGAGTCTTTCTATAGAACACCACAAAGGAAAGATAATCATGGATGGAATAAAGTAAGATCTGTGGAAATGTGACTAATATAGTTGCAAAGTCAAGTTCAAGTGAGAAGTTCAAGCATTACTTGAACTCAATTAAGAGTATAATTTGTTGAGAACAAGGTGGAGGTGGAGCACCCGACCCATAATGGGTTGCAAAGAGAGTACCCAAACTGGCACTAGTTAAGACAACTCTTGAGTTAGAGGTAGAGATTTGTTAAGTTCGGTCCATAATTGGAGAAGGCTAAAGAATTTCTTTGAAATCCCACATTAACTAGAAGAATAAATAAAggatattttaattatattaaaagagTTAGTCTcacactaaaaagaaaagaaacaagtaGACCATTCTATATAAAAAGAGTAGTGGCGTAACTTTGTTGTTTACATATAAGAAAGAGTTGTCTCGTGAGAGAGTTAAAGACTAAGCTTTGTCTAGTAAGTGTGAGAGCACCTCAGCATGTTTAGGATTAGTTTTTGTTTAAGAATTTTCTGTGAGAGTTGATGTGTGGTTGTAATTCCTCTTATTAATGGTGATTTTAGTTAGTGTTGTGTAGGCTTTTAAAGTTAACAAAAccacattaattttatttttcgcaatgccttctattttttttagcgTGTACTTTACAACAATACTAAACCATGCTTCTCACTAGCTAATATCTCGTGTACTAGGCACATGAGACCACTCTCATTGACAAGTAGGTCTCATTGACAAGTAGGCCTCAAACGTGTGGACTGTGAAAGCCACTTATCAATGAGAGAGTGATCTCATATGTTTGGCTTATGAAAGATTTTTCCACTCCCCATATAGaactctctcagtctctctcaTTGAAAATCTTCTTTTGCACCTCACATTCCTTCTTTCACTCCACTTTACTAAATGCCCTTCTCAAATAAGGAAAATACTTACCATTAAGACGATCTAAGCAGGTTGAAAAGCAGGGGAGTTTGGCCAACTCATTGTTGTGCACAGCCGAACATGTTCTCCCTCCCCACTTAGATATTGGTTTACTATTCTATTTGTTGCTGGAATCATGGTTTTGTTATTGTTTAGCTCTGACTAATTATTGGCCTCGTATTGTTGGATTCTTATATGCATTCATTGTCGAGACTAATTTGCTTCAACTTTAACATGCTGATGTTGAATTGTTAGATTTTCATACGTATTAATTATCAAAACTATTCTGTTTCAGCTTTTACATACCGCTAGACACATATTATCATGTATTGTTTTACCACCGGATGTCGCTACATATTTCTCTACATCTGAATTATCATTGGACATGTATTAAAGAATTTCAAGTCCACTTATCATCTGTCTTCTTTGGGCCAACGTCGAGTTTCAAACTCGACCCACAATAATTTACCAGTCTATGGACTTTACAAGACATATTAGCCAGCTGTTTTTATTAAACTGTGACTCTCTTTAAGATCTAACagttagctaaaaaaaaaaaaaaagaatttctgATTGGCTAAATTGCACAACCCAATACCTAATTCTCTATGCTGTTAATGCCAAATATTTCACAGATTGCAAAGAGCTAATAAATATTACACTCTTAGCCATATTTTGTTATTGACAAAAATCCCAAAGTTGTGATCTATATCTCTGACTAATTGATTTCGTTTTTCCCAATTTACGAGTTCACAtgtaaataaaaagaaagaaataaccaATTTATAAAACTACGACGTTTTTAACCCAAAAGAAGAGGAGGAAAATCCAAGAACACAACAATTAAGAAAAAGCTATCCAATTTCATTTTTACCATAGACATAGTTTGGATTAagagatccaaaaaaaaaaccacatattagaagaaaaaaaaaaattcattcaactacgaaaccctaaccctaaccctagtcACATATTGAAATTCCTTCAGTTTCAAGCGCTAGTAAACTTGGTCACGGCCTTGGTCCCCTCAGAGACGGCGTGCTTAGCGAGCTCACCAGGCAAGACCAAACGGACCGCGGTCTGGATCTCCCGAGAGGTGATGGTTGGCTTCTTGTTGTAGCGAGCCAATCGCGAGGCCTCCTGAGCGAGCTTCTCGAAGATATCGTTGATGAAGCTGTTCATGATCCCCATGGCTTTGCTGGAGATCCCGATGTCTGGGTGAACTTGCTTCAACACCTTGAAGATGTAGATCTTGTAAGTCTCCACGCTCTTCTTCGTgcgcttcttcttcttgtctcCGGCGCCAGCTCCGCCTTCCTTTGGCAGCTTCTTCCCTGCCTTCGGCTTCTTCTCCGCCGGAGCCTTCTCGGCCACCGTCGATTTCTTCTCCTCTGCCGGCTTCTTCTCGGCGGGCTTCTTCTCAGCTTTGGGAGCCATTGGGAATTTTTCTCGGAAAGTGAAAAGGTAGATAGGACTTTTGAATTGAGTACTGAATAAGCGGTGTGAGATTTATATTTTTCCTGTGGTTGTGAAAGGCTTATATAGAGAAGGGAGTTGGATTCCTATTGGATAATAGGGTCTTCACGCGGATCCGTGACGTGGAATGTGTTTTGCGCCGTTAGATTGTTTGTGAAATTGACGGATGTGGCGCAATGCGGAGTTTGGGGGTGTGGATcgatgacttggataattttaTGACCGTTGGATGGAGGATTTGAGAATTGACGACTGAGATGATTATTTTAATTTCGCAAATTGTTTGGGTCGCGCGGGCACATATCGATTGTGTCAAAAATTTAgcactttgaaaattaaaaaggttaatttatttattttacaatttcacTTTATAAAATATccaatagttttattttagcatttaatataataatataatatatctactacaataaaccGTTACTACCATttatatgataaaataatatattttttaataaattttattggtGGTAGTGGTTGTTTATTacagtaaatatattattttattgtgctgtttatattattttattgtattaaatgctaaaataaaattactgaTATTGAGTCTTTTATAATAGTCTCACCTCTCACTAATAGAGCCACTTGGATTGGGTTGGGTACTTGGGTTGGTTCGAATTGGCGGGTTGATGAAATTGCACATCTCTAGataagatgataaaaaaaattattaaaagatatattaatttattgtattggtggtggtggtggtggatgtttattgtaatagatattGCGTtgttcatattattttattgtgttaaatactaaaataaaatcactgaTATTAGGTATTTTATAATAGACTCACATCTCAATAATAGACTCGCATGGATtggtttgggttgggttggttcGGATTGGGCGGGTTGCCGGATCAGACGGTTTTTTTGCACAACCCTACGcccacttttatatatatatatatatatatatataactttgtTATGTTACAAAATGCTACCTCACATACACACCTACTTTAtttctctcatctctttctctttctttttattttcacatttcTCTTCCCTAATAAACTCTAGCCGCTCTCTctaagattttattattattcttaccCTATGTACATGTCTAATTTAAGAttctaaaatgtttttatttttagtgtaataaaatttcaatcatTCTACTAAAAATAATGTAGtatttgtgattatttttaataaaaattgtaatttttttctttccttttttttatttgagggaGCATATTGTTATCTAATTAAATTGTAATATTCATTTAGCTAATTGCATATGTCAACCCGCCCAACCCACTCAACTTGTTGAGTGAAAACCATTATGATTTTCAACCGATTCGTTGGATATATAGATTGATGGGTCGGCAGCAGATTGGAATTTTCCCAACCCGTCATTAGTGAGTTGGTTAAAAATATTGCTCTTTACCTGCCCAATCTGACTCGCGCACACCCCTAAACTTAGCTATGGTGCACAACCATATTTGGCTGTGTACTATAGCtcagtagcaaaaaaaaatataggtttGACTTCACTAATGCAACCCACTTTTGCTATATTTTGATGGTAAATTTAGTGTGCACAGGCATCTTTGGCTGTGCACtatagctcaaaaaaaaaaaaaaaggtttggctCCACTAATGCAAGTCACTTTTGCTATATTTTGATggtaaatttagcattttagtAAATTGCCTCCACCAATACTAATACTCAAGCAAAATTAGCTTAAgaactttgaactttgaaattatCCAAGAGGCACGTTTGGACAATAAAAAGTGATAACAACACTTGGCcactaatattatataaattttaatgaattcCAATTAATTGGAAAATTGTATTGAAAAAATCGTTTACCATTTAATAAAAATCtagcaccaaaaaaataaacaacctATAATCCTTGTTtacattggaaaaaaaaaaggactattAGTGTCTTGatttaataatgaaaaataattatcataacTCAATTTGACCTTGTTGGATTTAAAAATTCACAACCCATCACATATATCGATCATTCGACCTTTGACTATACTTGGCAAAAGAAAGCATTATAAAAGTGTCTAAATATTGATCATATCCAGGGGTGGCTTGATGCATTTAGGGGCCTAAAGCAGAAATTGATTATCttattttagatgcaaaattactactaattaacatgaactacataaaattttatctttttt
This portion of the Castanea sativa cultivar Marrone di Chiusa Pesio chromosome 7, ASM4071231v1 genome encodes:
- the LOC142643627 gene encoding putative histone H2B.1, with product MAPKAEKKPAEKKPAEEKKSTVAEKAPAEKKPKAGKKLPKEGGAGAGDKKKKRTKKSVETYKIYIFKVLKQVHPDIGISSKAMGIMNSFINDIFEKLAQEASRLARYNKKPTITSREIQTAVRLVLPGELAKHAVSEGTKAVTKFTSA